A window of Chryseobacterium shandongense genomic DNA:
TCAATGGGGAGAAACGGAATTTTAGAAAGCTCATTAACCTCATCAGGGTTAATGTTGAGATAATCTACAAAACGTCTGTAAATTTCAACATTCTGATATTGATAATGAAAGGTTCTGAGTGATGCCGACAGAAAGTCCTGATCAGTTTGTATGTTAAATATTGTATCCACTTCAAAAAGTATTTCATTCTTATTGTCTCATTTTTAGTCAATTAATAAAACAAGTAAGTATTTTAATATTTTTTTAATATAAAATTCAAATTTTGGTCGGGTTATTGCAATTACGAACCCGGAATATGGATTAAAAACAAGAGTAAGCTTTTGTTTGCTCGAAGAATTACCTCTTTACGGGGTAATTCTTTTTTTGTTCATTTCAAACGTTTTCAGCTGAAAATCATGTTCGAATATTCCGTAGGTAAAGTACGAAATCCAATCTCCCAGATTGACATATTTTGCTTTTCCTTGCAGCTCCATAACCATAGGAAGATGGCGGTGTCCGTAAATAAAATAATCTATTTTCTGAGTTTTAAGTTTTTCTTTGGAATAAATGATAAGAAATTCTTTATCCTCTCCTAAAAATTCTTTGTCTTCATCACCGGAAATCATTTTATTTTTCTGGGACATATACAGTGCAATTTTCATGGCTATATCAGGATGCAGCCATCTGAAGAACCATTGCGCAATAGGATTAGTAAAAACTTTTTTCATCCTTTTATATCCTTTATCACCCGGACCGAGGCCATCTCCGTGAGCAAGCAGAAATTGCTTTCCGCCCATTTCAAAATATTGTTTTGTATAAAAAACAGTACATCCTATTTCTTCTTCAAGATAATCTTTCATCCAGAGGTCGTGATTGCCAACAAAGAAATAAATATGAATTCCCCGATCTTTAAGTTCGGCAATTTTCCCAAGCACCCGTACATAACCTTTCGGGATTACGTGTTTCCATTCGTGCCAGAAATCAAAAAGATCTCCCATTAAAAACAACACCTGCGCATCATGCTTGATCTCATCCATCCAACGGATAAAGTGCTCTTCACGTATTTTGCTTTCCTTAGGATCCGGCGCACCAAAATGCTGGTCGGAGGCAAAATATACTTTTTTTCCAGGTTCTAAGTTAATGGTTGTCTTTAACACTTCTGAATATTTATTGATCTAGATTACTGATTATCTTCTGCAAACCATTCCCCGTAAGAGTTTTCCGTCTCGTGAAGTTTAAGATAAGCCAGAGAAATGCCCTCGGGAAGCTTTGATTTTATCTTCGCAGCAATCGCATACAGCATGTTTTCGCAGGTCGGCTGGAAGGTACAGTAAATTACTTTATGTCCTTTTCCTTCAAGGTCTTCTCCAAGTTCTTTATGCGGGGAAAGTCCGTTGATCAGCACCGCATGATCCCAGACGTCTACAATTTCAGATTTTACGATACTTTTGATGTCTCCAAAATCTACCACCATCCCATTTTTAGGGTGTTCCAAATCATTGATTGGCTTTCCTTTCACCGTTACAAACAGTTTATAGGAATGTCCATGCATATTTTTACATTTTCCGTCATAATTGTACAGCACATGGGCTGTTTCAAATGTAAAAATTTTTGTAATTCGTATCATGGTGCAAAGATAAGGAATTGCTCTGAGTTTCGGATTGGTAAATAAGATCAGGAAAATTTATATAAATTCTCAATAAATAATTACAGAATATCCAGCCAGTTACTTTCCAGCCTAATAATTCTTTGTGTTTCTTTATCAATAAAAACCCAAAGTGTTAATGAATCCACCACCAGATTACCGTTGCAGTAAAATTCTACTTTCCTGGGCTGCCTGATTCCTTCGGGAGTTTTCGGGTAGGTCTTTATGGTCAGTAATTCTCCGAGATACACCTGTTTTTTATATTGGATATGATGATCCAGAAGCATCCATATATCCTCCGGATTATTGGTTTTATGCTTTACGAAATCCCAGTGTTCACCGGCTATCTCCTCCACCCATTTTACATACTGAACATTATTGACATGGTTATTCCTGTCGATATGTTCTTCCGTCACTTTTATTTGCTTTTCATAAATCAAACTCATCTTCTTCAATATTTATTCAATAATAAACATAAAATTAAAGAATCTTTTTACATTTTGTACTCTTATTATTTCATGCCTTTAAAATTCAGATAATCCAATAGATTAGTATATTCGCAGAAAATACACACAAATGATTTTTGATATTTTATTTCCTAACCGATGCCTGGGCTGCCATGGCATTATTTCGGCTGATCTTCTGGTCTGTGAATTGTGTTTCAGCCGTATTGATTTCGTCCATTCCGGTTATTTTGACAATAATTTCATCAAAGAAAGATGCAAACTTCTTTTTCCTGTTGAAAACACTTTTGCTTTGATGCAGTTTGAAAAAGAAAATCTCAGCAGGAAAATTATTCATGAATTAAAATACAAAAGCCGGGAGAAGGCCGGAGAAATTTTGGCGGAGTGGACCATGGAGCGACTTGATTTCAAAGACCGAAAGCCTGATTTGCTGGTTTCCGTCCCGCTTCATCCCAAAAAGCTTAAAGAAAGAGGATACAATCAACTGCACACATTTACTGAAAAGCTTTCTGAGTTTTATGGAATTCCTTTTGACCATGATTTGATTAAAAGAAATCAGTATTCAAAAGCGCAGGCCCTAAAAGATAAACAGAACCGTTTAAAATCAGAAAATGTATTTTCTATCACCAAAAGCATAACGCAAAAAAATATACTTCTTATTGATGACGTTTTCACTACCGGAAATACGATTGCTTCTATCGCGTGGGAGATTCTTAAAGCGGGTAACAATACCGTTAATGTGCTGGTAATGGCGATGGATGTGTAGTTGTTCAGGGTTTGAGGTTTAAGTGTTTTAAATAAAGCTATTTTTGTCATATTACAGATACAATAAATTTTAGTAATTTCCCGGGAAACTTATTACTACCATGCTGAATCTTATTTTACTTCACGGCGCTTTAGGACATAGTGAAATCTTTGACACGATCAATAAGGAGCTTTCAAAATATTTTACCATTTTTACCCCTTTATTTTCGGGGCATGGAAATTCTGAACTTCCTGAAGACGGAATCAGCATCGAAAAATATACAAATGAACTGAAAGAATTCATTGAGAGTAATAATCTGAAAAATGTTTATATTTTCGGACACAGCATGGGCGGTTATGTAGCGCTTTGCTACGCTGCACAACATCCTGAAAGACTGAATTCTGTCATCACGCTGGGAACAAAATTCAACTGGACGGAAGAACAGGCATTACAGGAAAGCAAAATGTTAGATCCCGAAACCATCGCCGAAAAAGTTCCCAAATATGCAGCACTTCTGGAAGCACAACACGGAAAAAAATGGAAACAGCTTTTACATTCCAT
This region includes:
- a CDS encoding acyl-CoA thioesterase, whose product is MSLIYEKQIKVTEEHIDRNNHVNNVQYVKWVEEIAGEHWDFVKHKTNNPEDIWMLLDHHIQYKKQVYLGELLTIKTYPKTPEGIRQPRKVEFYCNGNLVVDSLTLWVFIDKETQRIIRLESNWLDIL
- a CDS encoding UDP-2,3-diacylglucosamine diphosphatase, which translates into the protein MLKTTINLEPGKKVYFASDQHFGAPDPKESKIREEHFIRWMDEIKHDAQVLFLMGDLFDFWHEWKHVIPKGYVRVLGKIAELKDRGIHIYFFVGNHDLWMKDYLEEEIGCTVFYTKQYFEMGGKQFLLAHGDGLGPGDKGYKRMKKVFTNPIAQWFFRWLHPDIAMKIALYMSQKNKMISGDEDKEFLGEDKEFLIIYSKEKLKTQKIDYFIYGHRHLPMVMELQGKAKYVNLGDWISYFTYGIFEHDFQLKTFEMNKKRITP
- a CDS encoding alpha/beta fold hydrolase, which translates into the protein MLNLILLHGALGHSEIFDTINKELSKYFTIFTPLFSGHGNSELPEDGISIEKYTNELKEFIESNNLKNVYIFGHSMGGYVALCYAAQHPERLNSVITLGTKFNWTEEQALQESKMLDPETIAEKVPKYAALLEAQHGKKWKQLLHSIAELMVSLGKNPPLKDNLSTINIPVQIMVGDQDNMVTLEESMEVYRSLPNARLAVLPGTKHPIDKVRTDLLLDLIKDFWNLSL
- a CDS encoding ComF family protein, which codes for MIFDILFPNRCLGCHGIISADLLVCELCFSRIDFVHSGYFDNNFIKERCKLLFPVENTFALMQFEKENLSRKIIHELKYKSREKAGEILAEWTMERLDFKDRKPDLLVSVPLHPKKLKERGYNQLHTFTEKLSEFYGIPFDHDLIKRNQYSKAQALKDKQNRLKSENVFSITKSITQKNILLIDDVFTTGNTIASIAWEILKAGNNTVNVLVMAMDV
- a CDS encoding 6-pyruvoyl trahydropterin synthase family protein, whose product is MIRITKIFTFETAHVLYNYDGKCKNMHGHSYKLFVTVKGKPINDLEHPKNGMVVDFGDIKSIVKSEIVDVWDHAVLINGLSPHKELGEDLEGKGHKVIYCTFQPTCENMLYAIAAKIKSKLPEGISLAYLKLHETENSYGEWFAEDNQ